In Candidatus Woesebacteria bacterium, one DNA window encodes the following:
- a CDS encoding CTP synthase, which yields MYLNIDAGTMNPIEHGEVFVTHDGLETDQDLGHYERFLDETLLRENYLTSGQVYKLVLDKERALFYDGACVQPYHHIPPEIMKRFFEAGKKHNADIVIVELGGTVGEYEGLLFFEASRRLRLKYPKDVCFVHVGYLPAPPSIGELKSKPIQQSISQLHSLGIQPDFVVCRAEKDVDLKRKEKIALSSGVPLENIISNPDIKNIYEIPLLFHKQKLDKKIVKQLGLKRKTIASQILRNWKNVVTKKAKKEVEIGIVGKYQKTGDYLLSDSYVCVVESLKHAGFKLGLKPNIKWIDSSSLEKMDKEEFARSLSSLDGMIVPQGWGSRGVEGKIKAASFAREKKLPYLGLCFGMQMAVIEFARNVLNFKDANSEEVNPNTPYPVIHIMPNQKKYLAEKQYGGTIRLGAWHCLINSRTKLEESYQKYGSDRKSPWFYPNPLQKKLSMISNNRLLIYERHRHRYEFNLNYRKKFEKAGLVVSGISPDGKLVEAIEIKDHPFFVGVQFHPEYLSRPLYPHPLFVSFLEAASRKD from the coding sequence GCATTATGAACGCTTTTTAGATGAGACGCTCTTAAGAGAAAATTATCTGACTAGCGGCCAAGTTTATAAATTAGTTTTAGATAAGGAGCGAGCCCTTTTTTATGATGGAGCTTGTGTCCAACCTTATCATCACATTCCACCCGAAATAATGAAACGCTTTTTTGAGGCAGGGAAAAAGCATAATGCTGATATTGTGATCGTTGAGCTTGGCGGAACGGTGGGAGAATACGAAGGGCTTTTGTTTTTCGAGGCCTCTCGTAGGCTTAGATTAAAATATCCAAAAGATGTTTGTTTTGTCCATGTTGGCTATCTTCCTGCTCCTCCATCAATTGGTGAGCTAAAGTCAAAGCCGATCCAGCAATCAATCTCTCAGTTGCATTCCCTTGGTATCCAACCTGATTTTGTAGTTTGCCGAGCAGAAAAGGATGTTGATTTAAAAAGGAAAGAGAAAATTGCTCTTTCATCAGGTGTACCTTTGGAGAATATAATTTCCAATCCTGATATTAAAAATATATATGAGATTCCACTTTTATTTCATAAGCAAAAATTAGACAAAAAGATTGTCAAACAATTGGGATTAAAGAGAAAAACTATAGCGTCTCAAATTCTCAGAAATTGGAAAAATGTAGTTACCAAGAAGGCTAAAAAAGAAGTAGAAATAGGTATAGTTGGAAAATATCAGAAAACTGGAGATTATCTTTTGTCTGACTCTTATGTTTGCGTTGTTGAATCTTTAAAGCATGCGGGGTTTAAATTAGGACTTAAGCCTAATATAAAGTGGATTGATTCTTCATCTTTGGAAAAAATGGATAAAGAAGAGTTTGCAAGGAGTTTATCTTCGCTTGATGGAATGATAGTTCCTCAAGGTTGGGGTTCTCGCGGAGTTGAGGGCAAAATAAAAGCGGCTTCTTTTGCAAGAGAAAAGAAGCTCCCCTATTTAGGCCTTTGTTTTGGGATGCAAATGGCTGTTATTGAATTTGCTAGAAATGTCTTAAATTTTAAGGATGCAAATAGTGAGGAGGTAAATCCTAACACTCCTTATCCTGTGATACACATTATGCCCAATCAAAAAAAATATCTTGCTGAAAAGCAATATGGCGGGACAATTAGGCTTGGAGCTTGGCATTGTTTGATAAACTCAAGGACTAAACTTGAAGAATCTTATCAAAAATATGGCAGTGATAGGAAAAGTCCTTGGTTTTACCCCAATCCTTTGCAGAAAAAACTTAGTATGATAAGTAACAATAGACTTTTGATCTATGAGAGACACCGTCATCGTTATGAGTTTAATTTGAATTATAGAAAGAAGTTTGAGAAAGCAGGTCTTGTTGTTTCGGGTATCTCGCCTGATGGTAAATTGGTTGAGGCAATAGAAATCAAGGACCATCCATTTTTTGTAGGGGTTCAGTTTCATCCTGAGTATTTGAGCCGGCCTTTATATCCTCATCCCCTTTTTGTTTCTTTTCTTGAAGCAGCAAGTAGGAAAGATTGA